AGCTCATAAGGATAGAATGTGTCGTTTTGCTTTTGAATTTATACAGGAGTTATCCAACTCTGTTAATTGCGAAATAATTGTAGCTAATCAAGAATCATTATCTCCTCAACAGGAATTAGTAGAGGATTTAATGGCTATCATTCATTACTTTTCTTGTAGATTGTACGGGCTAAGAAATTACTCTAAAGAGATTAAAACCAATCTCAAGAATGCCATTGACAAACCAGTACATGACATGGCAGAGTTGGACAAACAAGAAATACAGTGTTGAAGGTCGAACAATGCTTTTGTCCATCAAAACAAAGTTGAAATTAACCAAGGCTCAAGAGATAATCATGAGTAAACACGCAGGAATAGCGAGGTTTACTTATAACTGGGGTCTTGCTACTTGGAGACAACTTTACAAAGATGGATTTAAGCCCAATAAATATATACTAAAAAAGTTCTTTAATAACCATGTAAAAACAGAATTTGATTGGATTAAAGAAAAAGGTATTTGTCAGAAAATAACTCAATATGCTTTTGATGATTTAGGGGATGCTTTCTCTAGATTCTTCAGTGCTAAGAGTGATTACCCTAACTTTAAGAAGAAAGGACGCAATGATTCTTTCACTATTGATGCAGGTGGAAAGCCTATACCTGTAGGTGGCAAGTCGATAAAATTGCCTACAATTGGATGGATAAAGACCTACGAAGGTTTACCGCATACCACTTGTAAATCAATCACTATATCTCGTACTGCTGACAGTTGGTTTATCGCCTTTGCTTATGAACAAGAGCATGAACCAACCCTTAAAAAGTATGAAGTTGTAGGTGTGGATATTGGGGTAAAAGAATTAGCTACTCTTTCTACAGGTGTAGTATTTCCTAACCCCAAACACTACAAAACTAACCTGAGAAAACTTAAAAGACTTTCTAGGAAACTCGCCAGAAAGATCAAGGGTTCCAACAATAGGTATAAAGCTAAAATTACATTAGCTAGACACCATGCCAAGATAGCTAACTTGAGAAAGAATACCCTTCACCAAATCACTACTTACTTATGCAAAAACCACGCAAAGATAGTCGTAGAGAATTTGAATGTTTCAGGGATGCTATCTAATCATAAATTAGCTCAAGTAATTGCTGATTGCGGATTTTATGAATTCAAGCGTCAGCTAGAATACAAAGCTAAGAAGTTTGGTTGTGAAATAATCATTGCTGACCGTTGGTTTCCATCGACCAAAACCTGTTCCAATTGTGGACATATTCAAGATATGCCACTTTCAGAAAGAGTTTACAATTGCCAAAATTGTGGGCATTCAATGGACAGAGATTTAAACGCAGCAATAGTTTTATCGAGGTTGGCTAAACCTTGAACGCTTACCGAGGGATAACCGCTCCCATGCTCCCTTTGACGTAAGAAGTAAATGTCTAGCTTTGTCTAGTATTTATCTAGCAGCCAATAACTAGGAATACGGTTTTAATTAAATACACCAAGTTCACCCCCAACCCCTCTCCTGAGTCGGAAAGGGGTAACGCCCTGAAATTTCACCGCCCCCAAATACCGCCTGTTGTCAAACTCTACAGTCAAATTTTGCACAGTCAATCAGATGGAGTTGCTATCGAAAGCGAAATTTGCCAAATCACTGTTGAAGATAATGGGATTGGTTTTGCTCAACAGTATGTAGACCGGATTTTCCAGATTTTTCAACGTTTGCATGGTCGTCAGGAATATCAGGGTACTGGTATGGGTTTAGCTATTTGTCGGAAAATTGCCGAACGACATCATGGGAACATCACTGTACAAAGTACACCAGGACAAGGAGCAAAATTTATGGTCAAGTTGCCGATTAATGGCAATTTCTAGTTATATTCTCCCTGGAGAGGGATTACTTCAATACTGTAAAATGGCATTCTCTAATTTAATCATTTATGCGTCTGACGAGCGTGACTATTTTATAGGAGATTATTCAGGGTGAAGCGTAGTCCAACAAACGTCACAATATTAATGGCGGATGATGATGATGATGACCAGATATTAGTTCGTGAAGCATTGCTAGAAAGTCAATTGCCAATCAATTTGTATATTGTCAGCAATGGTGAAGAGTTGCTGGATTATCTGTATAATCGTGGTCTATATACTGACAAAAGTAAAGCTCCACGTCCAGGGTTAATTTTATTAGATTTAAATATGCCTAAAAAAAATGGGCTGGAAGTGCTGCAAGATATTAAAACAGATCCTACACTGCGGAATATTCCCGTGATTGTGCTGTCAACCTCAGAGGATAAAAAAGACATATACCGTGCCTATAATTTAGGTGCAAATTCCTTCATCACTAAGCCCGTAACATTTGCCGCCTTAGTTGAAATCATGAAAAGTATAGGAAAATACTGGTTTGGAATAGTCCAACTACCACTAGAAAGCGTGGCAGAAATCAATGAACAACGACCCCATAAGAGTTCTGTTAGTTGATGATGATGAAGATGATTATATCTTGACTCGTGATTGGTTTGGCGAATTTCAAGTAGCTGGCTGCGAGTTGTCATGGATAGATAATTATCAAGCAGCAAAGGATGCGATCGCTGCTCAAAATCATGATATTTATCTGGTAGACTATCGTTTAGGAATTCATAGCGGACTAGAACTATTACGTGAAGCAGTAGCCAATGGTTGCTCGTCTCCCATAATTTTACTCACTGGTCAGGGAGACAGAGAAATAGACCTAGAAGCCATGAAAGCCGGTGCAGCAGATTATTTGGAAAAAAGCCAGTTAACTGCACCCTTGCTAGAGCGTTCTATCCGTTACGCAATGGAACGCAAACAAACAGAACAGAAAATTCGCCAACAAGCCGCTTTACTCGACATTGCCACCGATGCCATTTTTGTCCATGATATAGACGACCCTGTTTTATTTTGGAACAAAGCTGCCGAGGATTTATACGGTTGGAAAAAAGCAGAAGTAATTGGTAAAAAAACACACGAGCTTTGGCATGAAAACAATCAACCGCTATTACAAGAAGCATTTCAGCATCTGATGCAACATGGTTCCTGGGAGGGAGAGTTACATCAAAGAACCAAATCAGGCAAAGAAATTATTGTTGAAAGCCGTTGGACATTAGTGCAGAACTTCGGTAATAGACCACAATCTATCCTAGTTGTCAATACTGATATCACCCAAAAAAAACAACTAGAATCTCAATTTCTCAGAGCGCAAAGATTAGAAAGCATTGGCACATTAGCAAGCGGTATCGCCCATGATCTTAACAATGTTCTAGCTCCAATTATGATGACAGCACAACTGTTAGAGTCACAAATGCATGATGAGCGCTCTCGGCGGTTGTTGCCCATTTTGATTTCCAATGCTAAACGTGGAGCCAGTTTAGTTAACCAAGTATTGTCATTTACCCGTGGTCTTGAGGGAGAGCGTACCCTTTTGCAATTAAAGCATTTAATTATAGAAATTCAGCAAATTATTAAAGAAACTTTTCCCAAGTCAATAGAAGTTACTAGCCAAATTCCCCCCCATCTTTGGACTGTATCTGGTGATGCTACACAACTACATCAAGTGCTAATGAATTTGTGTGTTAATGCGCGTGATGCCATGCCCAAAGGCGGGAATTTAAAAATCTTGGCGGAAAATCTTTTAGTAGATGAGAATTACGCCAGAATGAACATTGATACTCAAATTGGTTCTTATGTCGTCATTACTGTTATGGATACGGGAATGGGTATTTCCCCAGAAATATTAGATCGAATATTTGAGCCATTTTTTACAACCAAAGAAACTGGTAAAGGCACTGGGCTGGGTCTTTCTACAGTTATGGGAATTATTAACAGCCACGGTGGTTTTGTCAAGGTACAGAGCCAACCAGGAAAAGGCAGTCAATTTCAGGTTTATTTGCCGGCACAAGATATTACAGCAACCATAGAAGAAGTAGAACAAAGTTTGCCCCAAGGTAATGGAGAATTGATTTTAGTTATAGATGATGAAGCCGCTATTTTGGATATTACGAAAACAACTCTAGAAAACCATAATTACCAAGCAATTACAGCCAGTGATGGTATTAAAGCCATAGCTTTGTATGTAGAACATCAAGCTCAAATATCTCTTGTTTTAACCGATATGGTCATGCCTTATATGGATGGGTTGAAAACTATTAAGACCTTGCGAAAAATTAACCCAAATGTGAAAATAATAGCCGTCAGTGGACTAGCCACAACTGATAAAGTAAAAGCGGCTCAGGATGTTGGCATTAAAGCCTTTTTAGCCAAACCTTACACAGCTAATCACTTATTGCAAACCATTACCGCCGTCAAAAGCAGCCAAAAAATTTAATTGTAGATTTTGTTGTCTCAACCTGATGAGACTGGGAACATTGAGCAAAAATCTTATCGGAAAACTGGGTTTAAAACCCCGTCCTTCTAGGACAGCTTTATGCTTTTTGTGGTAGTATAATAGTGTGGTGAATTGGTCGATTCCATGATTGTTTACGAGTTCAAAGTCAAGGGAAAGGACAAGCAGTATCAGGCGATAGACGAAGCAATTCGTACTAGCCAATTCATCCAGAACAAGTGTTTACGCCACTGGATAGACAACAAAGACAAAAAAGTTGACAAGTACGCATTAAATAAATATTGTGCGGTACTCGCCGCTGAATTTTCCTTTGCTGATGAACTTAACTCAATGGCTAGACAGTCTGCGGCTGAACGTTCCTGGAGTGCAATAGCTCGGTTTTACGATAACTGCAAGAAAAAGGTTTTGGGTAAAAAGGGTTTCCCGAAGTTTAAGAAAAATTGTCGTTCAGTTGAATATAAATCAACTGGATGGAAGCTTTCTGATACTCGCAAAGTCATCACCTTCTCTGACAAAAAAGGTATTGGAACCCTAAAATTAAAGGGAACCTATGACCTTAATCACTATGATATCAAGCAAATTAAGCGTGTCCGTTTGGTACGCCGTGCTGATGGATACTATGCTCAATTTGCGGTTGATGTTGATGTGAGAGTAGAGAAACAACCCACAAACCAAGTTGTTGGTATTGATTTGGGATTGAAATACTTCATTGCTGATAACAAAGGGAATGTAGAACCTTCACCCCAGTTCTACCGTAAGTCAGAAAAACAGTTAAACCGTGCTAACCGCAAGAAATCTAAGAAGTTTAGTGCAGCTAAGAAAAAAGCCAAGCAATGGCAATCAAACAATTACCACAAAGCTAGAAATAGATATGCCCGTAAACATTTAAGGGTAAGTAGGCAACGAAAAGAGTATTGCAAGAGATTGGCATACTCCGTCATCCAATCTAATGATTTGGTAGCCTATGAAGATTTAAATGTGAAAGGGCTAGTCAGAAATCGACATCTAGCTAAATCAATTAGTGATGCTGGTTGGTATACTTTGCGCCAATGGTTAGAATATTTTGGTCATAAGTATGGGAAAGTAACAGTTGCTGTACCACCCCACAATACAAGCCAAAATTGTTCTCACTGTGGTCAGAAAGTAAAGAAATCTCTGTCTACCAGGACTCATATTTGTCCGCACTGTGGATACGTGGAAGACAGAGACATCAACGCCGCAATCAATATTTTGAGGATAGGACTCAGTACGGTAGGGCATACCGGAACTTACGCTACAGGAGATTTGCCCTCTTGGGCGGTTGGTGCAAACCTGCTGTCTAAAGGCGAGTCTATGAATGTAGAATCTCCGCACCTTTAGGTCGGAGAGTGTCAACTCAGTGAACTCAAGCAGCCGGAACCTCACCCTGGTTTTGCTATGCAAAACCTGTCCCTCTCCTTAGCAAGGAGAGGGTTTGCGGTAACTCGGTAAGCGATATGAGAATGCAGTGTTGAACCTGGGGGGATCATCTGTGTTCATCTGTGGTTAATTACTAGCTATCTTCCTGCTATATAAAACCTAGACAAAACTAGACTTTACTTTCTACTTCAACGGGAGCATGGGAGCAGTTATCCCTCAGTAGACTTTCACGCCTTAGCCAGACGCGATTGTGTTCCAATTAAGTTTCTGAAAAAGACTACCACCATCATTGCTTGGTTTTCGCGTCGGCAATAGTCTCAATTCAATACTTGATATCACCGTATTATATATCAAGTAGTTGATTTTTTCCTAAAATATATATTGATTTTTGTCAATATAAGTATAGTTTTGTCTATGAAATTGTCAACTTAGGACTTGCTCATCTTTCATCCGAATGCGACGCTCAAACAGCTCCTTAATCACCAGAGTCGCCCCAGCCAACCCAGCTAACACCACCGAAGCGGCAAAGGCACTTTGGGAATCATAATTACGATAAGCCCCTTCCACATATAGAGTCAGAGTCTGAGTACGGCCAATTAAATTACTCGAAACCACAGCAATAGCACCATACTCTCCCATAGCACGAGCAGTAGTGAGAATAATGCCATAGAAAAGTCCCCAGCGAATAGAAGGTAATGTGACGCGCCAAAAAATCTGCCATTCTCCAGCCCCCAAAGTTTTAGCAGCTTCTTCTTCTTGAGTACCCACTTCTTCCAATATTGGGATAACTTCACGAGCCACAAAAGGCATTCCCCCCATCATCGTCGCCAGAGCAATAGCAGGGAACGAAAAGATAACTTTGATGTCCAGGGACTGTAGTACAGGGTCAAGTAGCCCATTGCGTCCATAGAGGGAAACCAGCATTAAACCCGCCACAATGGGCGAAATTGAAAAAGGCAAGTCAATAATACTGAGTAACAGAGTGCGCCCCCGAAACCGACGGCGGGCAATTACCCAAGCTGCACATAGTCCAAAAATTACGTTTAGCGGCACAGCTACTCCTACAGCCAGAGCCGTGAGGCGCAAAGCCTGAGTAAAATCGGGGTCGATGAGAGTAGCGAAAAACGGGACTATACCCCGGCTAAAGGCTCCAATAAATACATAAAGGGTGGGAAGAACCAAGACCAGCCCTAAATAGCTGACTACCGCCGCAATCAAAGCAATTTTGCCCCATTCTCTACCCTTTTCGGACTTTGCTCCACCGCCGAGAGACTGGGTAGATTTAGATTCAACCGTCATAACTTTGCCTCCAAGCTTGCAATAAGTTGACCATGAGCAACAGTACCAGGGAAATCAGTAATAATACCGTGCCAATAGCCGTAGCTCCAGCCATGTCATTTTGTTCGAGGCGCTGGAATACTAGGATGGGGGCAATTAAATCTTTATAGGGAATATTAGCCGCAATCAAAACCACTGAGCCATATTCTCCCACCGCACGGGCAAAAGCTTGGGTTGTACCAGTCAGGATAGCAGGTATAAGCGGCGGTAGCACCACCCGCCAACAAGTTTCCCATTGGGAAGCCCCCAAAGACCAGGCAGCTTCTTCGATGGTATAATCTAGCTCTTGCAGTACAGGCTGCACACTACGAACCACAAAAGGGACAGAAATAAATACCATCGCCACAGCT
The window above is part of the Nodularia spumigena CCY9414 genome. Proteins encoded here:
- a CDS encoding response regulator produces the protein MADDDDDDQILVREALLESQLPINLYIVSNGEELLDYLYNRGLYTDKSKAPRPGLILLDLNMPKKNGLEVLQDIKTDPTLRNIPVIVLSTSEDKKDIYRAYNLGANSFITKPVTFAALVEIMKSIGKYWFGIVQLPLESVAEINEQRPHKSSVS
- a CDS encoding RNA-guided endonuclease InsQ/TnpB family protein; the protein is MIVYEFKVKGKDKQYQAIDEAIRTSQFIQNKCLRHWIDNKDKKVDKYALNKYCAVLAAEFSFADELNSMARQSAAERSWSAIARFYDNCKKKVLGKKGFPKFKKNCRSVEYKSTGWKLSDTRKVITFSDKKGIGTLKLKGTYDLNHYDIKQIKRVRLVRRADGYYAQFAVDVDVRVEKQPTNQVVGIDLGLKYFIADNKGNVEPSPQFYRKSEKQLNRANRKKSKKFSAAKKKAKQWQSNNYHKARNRYARKHLRVSRQRKEYCKRLAYSVIQSNDLVAYEDLNVKGLVRNRHLAKSISDAGWYTLRQWLEYFGHKYGKVTVAVPPHNTSQNCSHCGQKVKKSLSTRTHICPHCGYVEDRDINAAINILRIGLSTVGHTGTYATGDLPSWAVGANLLSKGESMNVESPHL
- a CDS encoding RNA-guided endonuclease InsQ/TnpB family protein, translated to MLLSIKTKLKLTKAQEIIMSKHAGIARFTYNWGLATWRQLYKDGFKPNKYILKKFFNNHVKTEFDWIKEKGICQKITQYAFDDLGDAFSRFFSAKSDYPNFKKKGRNDSFTIDAGGKPIPVGGKSIKLPTIGWIKTYEGLPHTTCKSITISRTADSWFIAFAYEQEHEPTLKKYEVVGVDIGVKELATLSTGVVFPNPKHYKTNLRKLKRLSRKLARKIKGSNNRYKAKITLARHHAKIANLRKNTLHQITTYLCKNHAKIVVENLNVSGMLSNHKLAQVIADCGFYEFKRQLEYKAKKFGCEIIIADRWFPSTKTCSNCGHIQDMPLSERVYNCQNCGHSMDRDLNAAIVLSRLAKP
- the cysW gene encoding sulfate ABC transporter permease subunit CysW; translation: MTVESKSTQSLGGGAKSEKGREWGKIALIAAVVSYLGLVLVLPTLYVFIGAFSRGIVPFFATLIDPDFTQALRLTALAVGVAVPLNVIFGLCAAWVIARRRFRGRTLLLSIIDLPFSISPIVAGLMLVSLYGRNGLLDPVLQSLDIKVIFSFPAIALATMMGGMPFVAREVIPILEEVGTQEEEAAKTLGAGEWQIFWRVTLPSIRWGLFYGIILTTARAMGEYGAIAVVSSNLIGRTQTLTLYVEGAYRNYDSQSAFAASVVLAGLAGATLVIKELFERRIRMKDEQVLS
- a CDS encoding hybrid sensor histidine kinase/response regulator; its protein translation is MNNDPIRVLLVDDDEDDYILTRDWFGEFQVAGCELSWIDNYQAAKDAIAAQNHDIYLVDYRLGIHSGLELLREAVANGCSSPIILLTGQGDREIDLEAMKAGAADYLEKSQLTAPLLERSIRYAMERKQTEQKIRQQAALLDIATDAIFVHDIDDPVLFWNKAAEDLYGWKKAEVIGKKTHELWHENNQPLLQEAFQHLMQHGSWEGELHQRTKSGKEIIVESRWTLVQNFGNRPQSILVVNTDITQKKQLESQFLRAQRLESIGTLASGIAHDLNNVLAPIMMTAQLLESQMHDERSRRLLPILISNAKRGASLVNQVLSFTRGLEGERTLLQLKHLIIEIQQIIKETFPKSIEVTSQIPPHLWTVSGDATQLHQVLMNLCVNARDAMPKGGNLKILAENLLVDENYARMNIDTQIGSYVVITVMDTGMGISPEILDRIFEPFFTTKETGKGTGLGLSTVMGIINSHGGFVKVQSQPGKGSQFQVYLPAQDITATIEEVEQSLPQGNGELILVIDDEAAILDITKTTLENHNYQAITASDGIKAIALYVEHQAQISLVLTDMVMPYMDGLKTIKTLRKINPNVKIIAVSGLATTDKVKAAQDVGIKAFLAKPYTANHLLQTITAVKSSQKI